Below is a window of Populus trichocarpa isolate Nisqually-1 chromosome 3, P.trichocarpa_v4.1, whole genome shotgun sequence DNA.
TATAGAGGCCATTTCAGATAACCAAGGAAGGATAGCAttgacttgtaaaataaaaGCGTCACAGATGCAAATAGAGGAAAGAAGGCATTAGTTCACGTATAATATCGAGAATTTTCCAATTTTCtaaatacaaaaacagaaaatggAAAACATATttgctgattaaaaatttaaaacaagattCTTTAAAAAGGAACTTAGTTCTTTTCCAAATTCTCCACTTTAGAGAAAAACAAGGGCCTGTTTAGTCAACATGCTATTTGATCTCTTCATCATTcgtcattttaaaaataatccaaacaTGGTCCTAGCTTTCTATCTTAGAAAATTATTAGTGAGAACAAACGTTTTCTTAGTTTTCGACGGTGAAGCAATTTAGAATagagatgaaaattaaaatgaacttgGGAAAACTGTTTTCTGAAAGTAAACACTCATTAAGCATCAGCTtctgaaaaccaataaaatcccTTTTTGGTCattcatcaaaacaaaagaagatgGTAATGAAATAGCAAACGTActgtttaaaaaaactattgctCTAAATTCTCCATGCTCAAATAGCTCAGGCATTAACCCAAGATATGTCTGTAgaacaaattttacaaaatccagtaaaaaaatagcaaacgTACTGTTGAGATTTGTGATATTTTTCTAGCAAAGCAAGTAAACGCTGATCACGCAAATGGTCCTCCAATACCTGCATTTATGGAAGTGAGAATGTAAATATAAGGACAAACATCTCTctttattaattgaaacattGAATAGTGAAAAAGGGCCTCCTGCTGGGCATTAAGAAACTAGACCTCAACAATCTGCATGACATCATGGTTGGCAGCTGTATCTTCAGAACCTACAACCACCTGAGATGGAGCTCATATTTTAGAGCATATAGAAAAGCAAATATGTAATGGAATGATATGCAAAGAGCCACACCTTAACAGGATTTGGGTCCATATATTCTTCTGCCAAATTATGAACATCTAAAGGCCATGTAGCGCTAAACATTATCATTTGGCGAGCTGCACAGGTTTTGAGATTTGTACCAACAGTCAAATACATGTGCATTACAAATGTAGTTTATTTGAGcttgtaataattaaaatgatttcaaGTAACTTTAGTATAACACTTTAAgtaagaagataaaaaacatcaactaaacaactttctcttatttttcatgCAATAAGGTTCTAACAAGTGGAATTTATTACTTCTTTTTCTATACTCTTAAACTAAGTTTGCCTTAAGTTCTATTACAAGTTCCACAGGagtcaaacaaacaaacacgggagtcaaacaaacaaacaccttGACGTAATGCAACAAGCTTACTCAAAATAAACCTCTTCGGGCTACGACTTTGTCGTGGAAAGTtctttattcattcatttatttcttgAAGGAGGGAGCAAGTGTTAGATTCTTTCCATACCTTTAAAAGAACTCAGGGTGGGGAGTCTAGAGTTTAAGCTTTTTGATTTTGAGGTTTTACTTTGTACCTTTTAAGTATAGGTTTCCCTGCTTGGGGGCTTTCAATGCACATTTCTGCACTAAAAACTTACCAAAACAGAgtagaaatataaaatggaGAGAAGATAGTTAAAATCTAAATGTCCAAGTTACCTCTTCGTCAACTAGGGAATAAGGATATTTCTCCTAAGGAGATATATTGGTGTCTTATACATGTCAGCAACTGATCACTGGTTATGGAGGAAAAACTGTAACCAGGGGTAGGTTGGTACTGAGCCTAGAGTTTCTAGGAATTTCAAGGCTGGATTGTTGTCTTGAAGTGATTGTGCAGTTCCATATATAACTGTATCTTATAATAATACCACATACCAGAACATGTGTTGCTCAATATTGAACGAACTTCCTGTCTAAATCCCATGTCCAGCATTCTATCTGCTTCATCAAGAACCTACAGAAAgcaattttaattctttcaagttAGAATGCTACAAATATAATCATGTACTACAGAAATCAATTTTACTAAAGCAATATGACTATATTCATGTACAAATATATTCATCTACTACagaatatattcaaatatattCATCTACTAcagaaatcaattttaattctttcaagttAGAATGctacaaaaatatattcatttacTAAAGCAATATGAAATACACAAAAGACAATATAATGATGCTTGCAACTGCAACAAAGACACTAGAGTACATAACCATCATCCTTCTTGACAAGGGAGAAAAATGAACACCAATATCCTTTTCAATCGATTGGCTTATAAAACAACTCAACAACTCAGAGTCATGGTCTTACCACAgcattaaataaaacttttatcatAAACCAAGAGACGAGTTTGCTTTAAATAACGATGATGCAGTTCAggaacaaaacattaaaattaaccTCTTGGAATATTGGAAAACTGGAAACCTCAGAGTAAACAATTTAACTATCACAGGCAAAGGGCTCTTTACGCAATACCACAAACTCTCCAGCAACTAGACAGAAACCTCCAGCATGCATGATGTATCAACAATAGTTTAAACTGCAATGCTGGAAATGATAGATATCCTATATGTTGAGCATCCACGACAACACCTTGTAAACTTTATCTGAGCAACTTGGGGTAATCCTGAATTTATGTTGTATTCTCATATATAATTTGGTTAGAGGAGTCACTCAGTTTAAAGCTCGATACAATAAGATAACATGCTAAGCAACCAACATAAGGCTATGGAATACGAATAAAAAGGATCCAATAAATAGCAATTAGGGGAAGCAGTTATTGATTAACTTACCACAAAAGATACCTCTGCAAGGTGCAATACATTCATTTCTATCAAATCCTTCAAACGGCCAGGGGTTCCAATGACAATATCCTGAGCATGTAAGAGAAAAGAATACTGTAAACAAATAATGATAACAGGAAATGTCACTCTGCAAATAAATAAGTTTCGAAAATATGGTGTGGACACTAGACAAGAGACAAAGTTCACACACATGTATGGTTGTTGATGACAGAGGATAGCTCAATTACATCACTTTTTGGTTGGGAGATTGGGCTTATGTCTATGTGATTGAATTTCATTTGGTTTAATAATTGGGcttgatttttgttattgttgaacattttattttagtgGGCTATAAGCCCAATTGCTGGTTGTGTGggattttactatttatatgtgCTCTTTTTACATTGTAGACAGTTTAtgatgaattaagaaaaatctttggattgctcctcctcctccctctttcccttcccttctcttctcttcttcagctccgtttccttttcttctcaagcttcttttttcccttctttcttccctttctctacttttctttcttcaaatcTTCTTGtcgcgcatcaaaataatatacatGTGGATTAAGACAAAGCATGCTGACAAGTTCGTACTTATGCGGTCTCTCTGTGTGTAtgggaaagaaagagaaaatgcaTGCCTTTGTGTTTAGTTTGAGAGAGATAATAGAATAACGTACAACGCCAGCCTTCAGAGACTTGATTTGAGGTCCTTTGGAAGTTCCTCCATATATACAAACTGATCTCACACCGCAAGGTTCCCCAGCATCACGTAAAACAACTGAAATCTGTCACAAAAGATAAAGAATCATCCCATTTTCTACCAATGAGTTtcaacaatcaaattaaaacaaaagttttaaCTTTAAAAGATCATTTGTATAGTGTATAGTGAAGttggcaaaacaaaaaaagagggaaaCAAATTGGACTACAATGAGAAAATCAATACAAATTCTTTCTACCCAAACCAACATATTTGTTTCCATGTTGTCAATGACAAACGAGTTGATCTTCTTTTCAAGGTAAAGCActgactttatatttttttcccacatgCCATCGTCCTCTTTCAACAATCAAATGAGGTGTGATTGCCTGCTGGCACCCACAAAGGGTCTCAATTCGTAAGCAGACAGTCGGTTTTCTtttgatggaaaaataaaagcatttgTCGAAGTTTTAAAACCTCTGCTGTAGCTTCTGCGAAAAATGAGCCCAGAAAAATTGTAGCAACACCCATGTTGCTGAAATCATTCAACTGCAGATTCTCAAATGATCTTCACTTGCATAGTAGAAGATTGTGTACCTCTTACAATTCATGCTCGAAGGAAGAAACTTCAGCATGCATATGCCAGCTTTTTATGGgatacaaatttaaaattacagcTTATGGAAATAAAATACATACTTGATCAGCTAATTCTCTTGTAGGAGCAAGCACAAGGCAAAGTGGATTTGCCCCCCTTGTCGATTTCCCCTTTCGCTTGCTCAGAATATGCATTATTGCAGGTATCCCAAATGCCAAAGTCTTACCTAAATCAcatatttgtatcaaattttatttctagtttcaaattattcaaaaaacataaacatataaaaattaaattcaccacactcaacacataaaataaataattaaccgatggacaacaaaatcacatttcagcacacacaaaataaaaccacaaaATCTACCTGATCCAGTTTTTGCAATCCCAATAAAATCACGCCCATCAAACAAAAAGGGCCAAGCATGAGCCTGGATAGGAGAtggattcttgaaattcttgcaacATTCCAACACATTATCAGGCAGTTTCGCCTCAGCAAAAGACTTTAAAGACGCATACTTTGTCTCTTGTGTATCCTTTCCGGACACCACTACTCTGTCTTGCGGCTGTACTTCCTCCTTCACTTCATGAATTACATTTTCTTTCCCATTTTCCTCCtgtttcttgctttctttcttcttgtttttatctttcttgGTACTTTCTGGAAAACTTTCACTTTCTTTGTCTTTCCCTTCATGGATTTcaccttctttctcttcttcatgcttcttcttcttcttttctttcttgacgGTTTCCTGGTCTTGGGTTTCCTCAAGCCTTCTCTTTAGAGTTGGTTCCTTTTGTGTCTCTTGgaattcaggttcttgattcttgtttttatccttccttttctttttatctgatttgtgaccatttgCGGCTTCTTGTTGGGCAATCGGTTCGCCGTTAAGATTGGCTTCTCGAATCTTTTTACCCATGGCTGTTGTTGTAGGTTAGAGGCTGCAAAGTGAAAGCAGAGCGAACCAAAGCCAAGAGAGTTTTCGAGGGGAAGGAGGTGGTTTATTCTAGGGTTTTAGATGTTGAGAGTTTGGGTCTTGATTTTGTCGGATTTACGTATGAAGTATTAACTCATTTTAGGCCTTATTTTGGGTCCATGGGCTGAAACTTATGAGCCCAACTTCAGGGGAAGAAAAGGAGTGCTttcgaaaaaaattattgatttgtttaaacTCGTAGCATTTTCTAcactttttattgatttgtttaaaaaattcttcaaaaaagtattttatcatgattttaaaaattagatgcTTAACTTTGAAgagtgaaaattattattataaaatagtttaaatctataataattttcactaaaaaaaatataaaaagtcgctttttttcttttagataaaagaaagcttattttatttaaaaataaaaactatcttagatattttaaatttaacaaacttcattttgtttttttatacatgataattACCCAATATTTAGTTACATAGTTAATAACCttacatgttttaaaattaaccaaccttgattattttatttcaagtatATTAGATCTACCTTGTctagattttaattaaattatttagtagttctatttactaaaataatttatataatgtttgatattatttattatttacattttgTTATGATACTtgtgtggtttttttaaaaaaatatttcttaagcaatttatttagtttcttaattttttattttttaaataaattgtttgatttaaattataagtttaataacaatttcactatcatggtaattaattattaaatagttTGATGTATATAATTTCATAGTATAGCACCACATGACATGGTACAATAGATATGATTGGAGGCAAAAAGACTCTTGGACTCTtaagcaattttaaaaaattcctttAAATGCACTAAGTTGATGTGGAAGGTGCATCctcaaaatcatccaagaaaaaTTCTTAGTTtcctattaacaaaaaaaaaatgtcatgtgATGATAATACTATTacgaaaatattttatagaacacatatataattaagatttagaaaaaaaaaaggagtaaaaaaaaatattattcaatctTATTCATTACACTATGAACATttacgatgtttttttttttttgcatttgattcttttattttttatttagttattgaattttatttattttcaattaagtctttggattgtgtgtgtgtgttttttttataggagttGATTTTgtgatcatatttttttttcatcatatagctaaaaaaaattgttttggaaaaaaaaaattattaaattttatggaGTCCATTAACAGGTTCATGAGTTTGGCGAGTTAATACAGGTTGACTCGGTTCATGGGTTTGgctggttaatttttttttttcaatttcatcatttaaaattaggttgattgagaattatgcttcatgattttttttattcagtttctATAAGGTCATCGCGGTCTTAGACAAACATTCCAGTATTGGATTGACGCTTGATTTtgtgattatatatttttgttatcatgtagttaaataaagaatatttttgggGGGAAATCAAGTTATCGATCCTAGTAAAGTCTATGACCCGGTTCataggtttgacaggttaaactGTGTGACCTAGTTCATGGGTTTGATGGGTTTGCCCACCAAACCTGATgtgcctttttttaatttttttcttcaatatcgggttcattaaaaataagtttcataatttattttggtttgtttttatagACACAAATTTGAATACCTAAGAATTAAGCAAGCACAcgtttataaatatttgattttattaaaatgtatAACATTATACAAtgtctatttaaaatattcatacaaaagaataaattaatcttttgatttttcatttgaatttgatttatggcggcttgatttatttgtgaaatcaagctaatatttaattatacatgGAAAGAATTACATGTTGTAtaaatgtttattattttgatgtactaataaatgtgtaaaaatatattattttaatgtagttCCTCAAACTATATATTGGTTTTCAGGTACCTCAAATAAGTCTAATGTTGTTGTAGTCTAATGATGTTTCTAGTTCTATATATTAGttatatatgcatgcatgcatgctcataaaaaagttaaatatatcCTTTAGTGATGTGTTAGTATCAGATAACTAAGAAACATGTTTTTTGAaagtttaaacttgatttttttttgtaattatgttcAATGGTAATTTTACTTTGGAatgtaaattaattatgttgttGTATGATTTTAGTTGTTTAAAGTCATTGTTGTATGAATATGactcatcaaaattatatattatgctTGATGGAGCATGGAAATAATGGGTAGGCCTAAGACTACCAATGGTATTGAAAAATTGATTATGGTTATCcaacgatattttttttatagacttcaaatataaatgaaaaaggaTTGAGAGTTTTTAAAGAAGCTTCCTTGTCTGAAATACTTGTATTAACAAAAACTTTGTATTTTCAAGAAGAATTCTTTTTATCCTTTATGTCTCGGATGAAGCCCTTtatttatagagatttgtaAAGGCACTCAAGTTTTTTGCCAATatcatatgatattattttattggttgatttttatttatgagatattgtatttatgataaattattttaaatatctcaTATCATGTGTCAACTTTtcgacaaaaaaatatatgaatgtctatttatttttcattttatttatttcaatttttttattttttatgtaaacataaaataaaaatgacatgtgaaaatttttgattttttttattctttctatagCTTTATATATGATTATTACAGTCTTAACTAAAATATCTCTAAATTAAGTTGGTGCTTAATTTTacgaatatttatttttttatcatataattaaataaaaataattaaaaaataaagttattaaatgtaatagttttttatcatataattttgattttttgatttttttattctttctatagCTTTATATATGATTATTACAGTCTTAACAAAAACATCTTTAAATTGAGTTGGTGCTTgattttataagtattttttttatcatgtaattatataaaaataattaaaaaaataaaattattaaatctaataaagTTTATAACTGGGTTATAAAAacattgaattcaatttaaaatatcattgtctaAAGTACCTTGAGCAATATACCCATAGTGATAGAAGCAAAGTAGACATGAAAGTCCAAGGACAATAATCCTAGGTAGCAgcaaaaatctctctttttttcttaacaaggAAGCAGCTAAACATGGGTCTAGCCAAATTGATAAATAGGTAACAGGATGCCTGGTCATGACCGGGCCTGGTAGGGAAGCAAAAGAGAGAGTGCCATCTGCAAAAATGCGACGATTATAagataagtctttttttttttttttttgaatgtagGAGAGGGCTAGTGTCTGATATGTTTGGAAATTTGGAAATCCagtgtaaattatatttttaattaaataagagaTCAACAAAGTAAAGAATATTAAAGAACAAGCAAAACTATAAAAGTTATAaaccaagattttatcaattaattaatgctTGGCCTGGAGCGCTGTCAGGCTAATGAGGTGGGCATGTTGCTCGTTATCCGAGGATGTCGAGCTTGAGGATTTTTATCGTCACACCTCGGGCATAACTGGATTCGCTATATCTATGAATTGAAACATAATGCTTGAAACtaatgttataaattttataaatatttacaattttagagatttttatataaaattgtaGAGAGATTATTTATCAACAAATAGACTTAATTAAATAAGTCTATACTCCACCAACACCATTAGGTATATTAAAGTCTCTTATAGTCTACCATGTCTCCATCTTTTTGCTGgataaaattaatagaatataactcacaattcaaaatattataaaggtGAAATTACACTTTAGCTCTTCTTATCCATAAAAAGACAAAGCTTGTGAGctataaatacatcataaatcattttaaataaagattCACAATATTCATTctctactgcatatatatttaaGAGCATCTATCTCTAGAATacgaatattattgtattttttctatctaaaaagatacttactCAAATATCTGAGAGTTCTCATATCCatcaaataagatattttaCAAGTACTAGCTACAAACCATCTTGGCtgagaaaaatatatgagaTTATTAACCAATTATCTAATATGGGAGCCATGTTTTTGTGCTAGTTGGACTTTTGGTACTTCATTAAAAAAGAGCTTTGGAAGAACAAGGTAAAACTAACTCAAAGGATATCTGGATAACAAACACTTGATGCGAGGTCATTTTATACCCAAGTTTCTCATCCTTGTAAACTTGCAGACTTCTCTTCATCTATTTATGATAATCACGTTAATCACACGTGACCGATTATTGTTGTTTCTCTTTAGGTAAATTGAAACCTAGCGTATACAAAATGGAAAATTTACCtacaataaaattgttaaagacCGCCATCTTAAAGAGAAATTGTTTATACCAATTAATATATCTATAACCTGAAAGGCTGGTCTAGCGAATATCAGCTTGTGCTTTCTCCAAGTCTCAAGTTTGAATccttatatcaaaaaaaaaaaaaaaactcttggggCCATGGGCTACAATAATTTAAAGCCTGTTTGAAATTATGGTATTAATTACcgtttaaaagtatttttcacttaaaaatacattaaaataatattttttatttttaaaaaattatttttaaaatcaacacatcaaaacgatctaaaaatatataaaaaagataatttttaataaaaaaacaattgaattttgaaggaaTGCAACTGCGTTCCCAAATGCAGCCTTAACATGATACGTGAAAGTTGACCGATATTCTGcgtcttcaaaaaaaaaaaatttaatatatctaTACACATACAAGTTGTtgtaaaaatcaacaataatacGGGTTATGCACTTGATGATTAATACGTATTACTACTACATGCCATGAAAgctcaaaattactttttatgaCTAATATCCCCTTGGAAAATTAGAGCTGCAAAGATAATTATTTCATCGTAATTAAGGAGACATTGGTTCTTAATAACTTGTCAAATTAACCGTGAATCTGAAAGGTGTCATCCGCCGGTAAGATCAAACTATTATCATCAAATGGTAACATACTGCCGGGCAATTCCAACAATTGAGATTAGTCAATCTTTATTTCCAGAGAAAGCATGAACGGATTTGTTATCTCATAACCTAAACCTAAACTGCTTGGTAAGTTTGGCAATATTCAAGTTAAAGAAAGGGAAATAGAATAAAACTTCTTGACGATGTCAAATGGCGCCGTTCTTGCATGAATATTTGTCCTGTAATTTCGCAATAAGTGGAACTTGGTAATAGCAGAGTTCATAATTTGTTGTCAATACTTGTTAATGCTCGGCATTGTCTTGGTGGTGATGAGTGATGACGAGGACGTTTCCATGGTCAAAATGTACATTGAATATGGGGTaacttcttgttatttttttttagtttaacatgggtgtctgggccagcttgcgcgcacctcgactaatcccacggaccctgaagttaacgaccatgtaagccttcagtggccatcatataagcaatcacatggctcgaacctgagatcacagagaaagcaaacctcGGTAACTTCTGGTTATTGATTAGTGAACAGAGTGCCATATCAATGACGAGGTAGCCATCAGCTTacagggtttttttaaaagaatattgttATTTGTAGCTTTCGAgagtttcaatttatatttaaaaatcttacTTGCTGATAAGGAGAAAAAGGACGTTGTAACTTGTTTGAGTGGATGTGTTTTCATGTCTGCAATTTCCTAGAAGAAATACTGAACTTTTCAACCTCACGAACGGAACTATTCATGTGGCATTTCCTGAAATTAAGTACTTGGAAAAGTTTATGGGTTATCTCGGGTTTACCGAACTAGTTTTGCAGGTGAAGTAAGTCACTGAAAACGTACGTGGCTTGGTTAACCAGGTTTTATCACCTGAACGTCTTTTTGGCTCGGCTCGACTAGAAATCTGGTTTGAGTCGGGTTTGAGTCCCAGGTTTCTCGGTTTAGATTCCAGATCATGAATTTCCCGAGTCATCTGTTAGGTATGGTTGAGTTTAAGAAACATGGTTTTTTCAtccctttctatatataaaaaaaaaaaacaaattaggctTCCTAGGTGCCTCATCATTCATGAAAATGATCCTTGGAATTTCAATTGTGACAGCAGCCCATGAAGTTTTCCACGAAAGAGAAAGTAGCTGCTTGGAACTTTCAGCGAGTGAGAGATCATCAATCATTTAACTCCCCTGCGCAAGTAATTTAAGCTCTCTGGACTCTAATTGGTAGAAATGGCCATATACTTTTGAGGCTGGCGTAACTAAAGCCAAATTGGAGAATTTCTTGGAATTTACTATTTTCGGAAGAGACAATAAAAAACTCTACAGATCTATATTCCTGCGTAAATTACGCTCTCAAGCAAGTAAGTGACTGGATGGTGTGTAGATAACTGATCACCAGGGATCTTGAATATTTCCTATGACAACCATGGCTAGTTGACCAATACGAAAACCGTTGAAAAATAATCTCAACACAATAGCttaattattctctaacatatattttcaagtgaaaatcctttaaacttgaaacttgcataagcctacattaccttgtgctaaatttttatcaaataaataagaattttgAGACTCGAACTCATAACCATTTAGTCATCATAACTTTGATatatgttaaagaaccatcttaattcaataacttaaattattaggtgagaTCTCAAAGTATGATTCATACTATTATCTAACCAGAGCAAACTATATAAGCCCAAAGTTGGAGTCTAGAATCACAGTTCAAACAACCAAGCCTGACATTTAACCTGAACCCCGAACAAAACCAGCTGCTTCTAAATTCTTAGTGTCCTGACACATACAACAAAAATCCCATCTCCAGCCTTCTTTTAAGAAATACCCTTACATACCCATTCCTGTCACAAATCTAATGCATATATTAGAATAGCACTTCGGATACAGTTAATTTTCTGACAAACAGAACCAACTCTATCTTGTAACCAAGCAGATCCCGAACTTCTAGCTATTTAAGCAAGGGATAAAATGGCTGAAGGTTCAGTGAACTTTCTCCTCTCGAAGCTTGCTCAAATTCTCGAAGAAGAGGGCCAGCTTTTGACAGGGGTTCGGACAGAAGCTGAGTATATCAGTTCCATCGGTGGTGTCTTGGCAGcaaaagacaagaataaaataaaatagacgaATGGGAAATGGTCCATCGTAGCCTTGGTGCTGGATTTGAAAACAACGACACACTGATGAATACGAGAAAAATACTGTCACTGAGTTACAATGATTTGCCTTACTATCTCAAATCTTGCTTGTTGTATTTCAGCATCTTCCCTGCAGGTAATCCAATTAAGCGGATGAAACTTATTCGGCTATGGATAGCTGAAGGATTTGTGGAAGGAAAGGAAGGAATGACATTAGAGGAAGTTGCAGAAGACTACCTGAATGAGCTCATAAAAAGAAGCTTGGTTCGTGTAGTAAAGGCAGCCAGTGATGGACGCGTCAAAACATGCCGCATCCATGACCTTCTGCGCGAGATTATGATTACAAAGGCAAAAGACCAAGACTTTGTAGCAATAGCCAAGGAAGAAGGCATGGTGTTGTCTGAAAAAGTCCGTCGGGTGTCATTACATAAAGCCGTGCCAAGCATACAACGAAGACATGTTGCCTCTCGACTTCGTTCAGTGCTCATATTTTGGGGGGCAGATTCTTGTCCTGATTCTCCTGCGCCTAATTTGTCGTTCGGTCACCTGAGGTTGCTTAATGTGTTAGATCTGGAAGGAGCACCTCTGAAGGAATTCCCCAGCAAAGTTTCCAGCCTCTTCCTCTTAAAGTATCTAAGTTTGAGGAACACCAATGTCAATTCCATTCCAAGCTCCATTAGCAAGCTTCTGAATCTGGAAACGTTGGATCTAAAACATACTCAAATCTCTGAATTGCCTGTTGGGATTCTGAAGCTCAGAAAACTTCGCCACCTTTTGGTGTATCGTTATGAAATTGATTGTGATGACAGGATTCACATCAAATATGGTTTCCAACCACCACCTCAAATCGGAAGTCTACAATCCTTACAAAAACTCTGCTTTGTAGAGGCAAATCAAGGCGGTGATCTTCTGCTTGAACTGGGAAGGTTGAATCAGTTGAGACGGTTAGGCATTGTAAGGTTCAGGAAGGAACATGGGAAGGCTCTATGTTCTTCTGTTACAAAGCTGACAGACCTTCGTGCCTTATCCATTTCTTCAATCACAGACAGTGAATTTATTGATTTGGAGT
It encodes the following:
- the LOC7491887 gene encoding disease resistance protein RPM1-like, with the protein product MVHRSLGAGFENNDTLMNTRKILSLSYNDLPYYLKSCLLYFSIFPAGNPIKRMKLIRLWIAEGFVEGKEGMTLEEVAEDYLNELIKRSLVRVVKAASDGRVKTCRIHDLLREIMITKAKDQDFVAIAKEEGMVLSEKVRRVSLHKAVPSIQRRHVASRLRSVLIFWGADSCPDSPAPNLSFGHLRLLNVLDLEGAPLKEFPSKVSSLFLLKYLSLRNTNVNSIPSSISKLLNLETLDLKHTQISELPVGILKLRKLRHLLVYRYEIDCDDRIHIKYGFQPPPQIGSLQSLQKLCFVEANQGGDLLLELGRLNQLRRLGIVRFRKEHGKALCSSVTKLTDLRALSISSITDSEFIDLEYLSSPPRFLQRVYLTGRLQSLPEWLHYSDSLVKLVLKWSRLSDDPLLSLQHLPNLVHLKLIQAYNGEMLCFQAKGFQRLRFLSINKLESLRVITVQQGAMPCLEKLIVQSCKELKTVPSGIEHLTTLKVLEFFNMPKELIMTLQPSEENGDDLKVEHVPDVYSPTGTTVYWITSLYSPKRMEVLPCLALAVAGDYIWK
- the LOC7456107 gene encoding DEAD-box ATP-dependent RNA helicase 5, whose protein sequence is MGKKIREANLNGEPIAQQEAANGHKSDKKKRKDKNKNQEPEFQETQKEPTLKRRLEETQDQETVKKEKKKKKHEEEKEGEIHEGKDKESESFPESTKKDKNKKKESKKQEENGKENVIHEVKEEVQPQDRVVVSGKDTQETKYASLKSFAEAKLPDNVLECCKNFKNPSPIQAHAWPFLFDGRDFIGIAKTGSGKTLAFGIPAIMHILSKRKGKSTRGANPLCLVLAPTRELADQISVVLRDAGEPCGVRSVCIYGGTSKGPQIKSLKAGVDIVIGTPGRLKDLIEMNVLHLAEVSFVVLDEADRMLDMGFRQEVRSILSNTCSARQMIMFSATWPLDVHNLAEEYMDPNPVKVVVGSEDTAANHDVMQIVEVLEDHLRDQRLLALLEKYHKSQQNRVLVFALYQKEAERLDGMLRKSGWNVVSIHGNKAQEQRTKALSLFKKGSCPLMVATDVAARGLDVPDVEVVINYTFPLTAEDYVHRIGRTGRAGKKGVAHTFFTHHNRGLAGELVNILREAGQIVPPALLKFGTHVKKKESKLYGAHFKEISADAPKAKKITFNSDDED